The proteins below are encoded in one region of Danio rerio strain Tuebingen ecotype United States chromosome 14, GRCz12tu, whole genome shotgun sequence:
- the scocb gene encoding short coiled-coil protein B yields MNSDMDGDIENQVELEEKTRLINQVLELQNTLEDLSARVDAVKEENLKLKSENQVLGQYIENLMSASSVFQTTDSKSKRK; encoded by the exons ATGAACTCCGACATGGATG GTGACATAGAAAATCAAGTGGAGTTGGAGGAGAAGACCAGACTCATAAACCAGGTCCTCGAGTTGCAAAATACTCTCGAGG ATCTCTCAGCTCGCGTGGATGCAGTAAAAGAAGAAAATCTGAAGCTGAAATCAGAGAATCAGGTTCTGGGGCAGTACATCGAGAACCTGATGTCAGCATCGAGTGTGTTTCAGACCACCGACTCCAAGAGCAAGCGGAAGTAA